The Falco biarmicus isolate bFalBia1 unplaced genomic scaffold, bFalBia1.pri scaffold_30, whole genome shotgun sequence genome window below encodes:
- the LOC130143471 gene encoding olfactory receptor 14C36-like, whose translation MSNSSSITQFLLLALADTRELQLLHFWLSLGIYLAALMANGLIITAIVCDHHLQTPMYFFLLNLSLLDLGSISTTLPKAMANSLWDTRDISYSGCAAQLFLIVFFLSAECSLLTVMAYDRYVAICQPLHYGTLLGSRACVHMAAAAWASGFLNAALHTANTLSLPLCQGNALGQVFCEIPQILKLSCSHTYLREVGLIVISSCLVCGCFIFIVLSYVQIFRAVLRIPSEQGRHKAFSTCLPHLAVISLFLSTAIFAHLKPPSISSPSLDLVVAVLYSVVPPAVNPLIYSMRNQELKDALKKLMQSGVSQKQQIIHVPSQGISTSFLETPVRLAFYL comes from the coding sequence atgtccaacagcagctccatcacccagttcctcctcctggcattggcagacacgcgggagctgcagctcttgcacttctggctctccctgggcatctacctggctgccctcatggccaatGGCCTCATCATCACCGCCATAGTGTGCGACCACCACCTGCAaacccccatgtacttcttcctcctcaacctctccctcctcgacctaggctccatctccaccactctccccaaagccatggccaactccctctgggacaccagggacatctcctactcaggatgtgctgcacagctcttcctgattgtctttttcctttcagcagagtgttctctcctcaccgtcatggcctatgaccgctacgtggccatctgccagcccctgcactacgggaccctgctgggcagcagagcttgtgtccacatggcagcagctgcctgggccagtgggtttctcaatgctgcgctgcacacggccaatacactgtcactgccgctctgccaaggcaatgccctgggacaggtcttctgtgaaatcccacagatcctcaagctctcctgctcacacacctacctcagggaagtggggcttatTGTGATTAGTTCCTGTTTAGTCTGtggatgtttcattttcattgtgctgtcctatgtgcagatcttcagggctgtgctgaggatcccctctgagcagggacgacacaaagccttttccacgtgcctccctcacctggccgtgatctccctctttctcagtACTGCCATATTTGCCCACCTGAagcccccctccatctcctccccatccctggacctGGTGGTGGCAGTTCTGTACTcggtggtgcctccagcagtgaaccccctcatctacagcatgaggaaccaggagctgaaggacgcactgaagaagctgatgcagtcaggtGTATCTCAGAAGCAACAAATTATCCATGTCCCTTCACAAGGCATTTCCACTTCATTTCTGGAAACTCCAGTGCGTTTAGCATTCTATTTGTGA
- the LOC130143485 gene encoding olfactory receptor 14C36-like, whose amino-acid sequence MSNSSSITQFLLLALADTRELQLLHFWLSLGIYLAALMANGLIITTIVCDHYLHTPMYFFLHNLSLLDLGSISTTVPKAMANSLWDTRDISYSGCAAQLFLIVFFLSAECSLLTVMAYDRYVAICQPLHYGTLLGSRACVHMAAAAWASGFLYAALHTANTLSLPLCQGNALGQFFCEIPQILKLSCSHTYLREVGLIVAGASLLFGCFVFIVLSYMQIFRAVLRIPSEQGRHKAFSTCLPHLAVVSLFLSTAMFAHLKPPSMSSPSLDLVVSVLYLVVPPAVNPLIYSMRNQELKDALKKLMQSGVSQQH is encoded by the coding sequence atgtccaacagcagctccatcacccagttcctcctcctggcattggcagacacgcgggagctgcagctcttgcacttctggctctccctgggcatctacctggctgccctcatggccaatggcctcatcatcaccaccatAGTGTGCGACCACTACCtgcacacccccatgtacttcttcctccacaatctctccctcctcgacctgggctccatctccaccactgtccccaaagccatggccaactccctctgggacaccagggacatctcctactcaggatgtgctgcacagctcttcctgattgtctttttcctttcagcggagtgttctctcctcaccgtcatggcctatgaccgctacgtggccatctgccagcccctgcactatgggaccctgctgggcagcagagcttgtgtccacatggcagcagctgcctgggccagtgggtttctctatgctgcgctgcacacggccaatacactgtcactgccgctctgccaaggcaatgccctgggacagttcttctgtgaaatcccacagatcctcaagctctcctgctcacacacctacctcagggaagtggggctaATTGTGGCTGGTGCTTCTTTattatttggctgttttgtttttattgttctgtcttacatgcagatcttcagggctgtgctgaggatcccctctgagcagggacggcacaaagccttttccacgtgcctccctcacctggccgtggtctccctctttctcagcactgccatGTTTGCACACCTGAAGCCCCCCTCCAtgtcctccccatccctggacctGGTGGTGTCAGTTCTGTACTtggtggtgcctccagcagtgaaccccctcatctacagcatgaggaaccaggagctgaaggacgcactgaagaagctgatgcagtcaggtgtctctcagcagcactga